The Zygosaccharomyces rouxii strain CBS732 chromosome A complete sequence genome window below encodes:
- the MDH3 gene encoding malate dehydrogenase MDH3 (similar to uniprot|P32419 Saccharomyces cerevisiae YDL078C MDH3 Cytoplasmic malate dehydrogenase catalyzes interconversion of malate and oxaloacetate involved in the glyoxylate cycle), giving the protein MKVAIVGASGGIGQPLSLLMKLNPLVTELSLYDIRLAPGVAQDLSHISTNSVCQGFEKDDIARALQGAHVVIVPAGVPRKPGMTRDDLFKINASIVKGIVTSVAQYAPEARLLIVSNPVNSTVPIAVETLKSMGKLQPGNVMGVTTLDCVRAETFLGEYLGRDKTQVNQDVSVIGGHSGNTIVPVILNPKLRDGLKPHYQEFVHRVQFGGDEVVKAKAGAGSATLSMAFAGYRFADSILKSLAGEQVSGVPTFVYLPGINGGSEVQSKLGGVDYFALPVVFSNGSVSKVDSSILSSLSSQEKKLVSESVRQLVGNIDKGKKFALGAKL; this is encoded by the coding sequence aTGAAAGTTGCAATAGTCGGTGCGTCTGGTGGTATTGGTCAGCCACTCTCACTTCTTATGAAGTTGAATCCACTAGTGACAGAACTCTCACTTTACGATATTAGATTGGCACCTGGTGTGGCTCAGGATTTATCGCATATTAGTACGAACTCGGTGTGCCAAGGTTTCGAGAAAGATGATATTGCTAGAGCTTTGCAAGGTGCTCATGTGGTAATTGTCCCAGCAGGTGTCCCACGTAAGCCAGGTATGACTAGAgatgatcttttcaagaTCAACGCAAGCATCGTTAAGGGAATTGTGACCAGTGTGGCTCAATACGCACCTGAGGCACGTCTTTTGATCGTCAGCAACCCAGTCAACAGTACTGTGCCCATCGCGGtagaaactttgaaaagtaTGGGTAAGCTACAGCCTGGAAACGTCATGGGGGTTACCACTTTGGACTGTGTCAGAGCCGAGACTTTCCTTGGTGAATATCTAGGTCGTGACAAAACACAGGTGAACCAAGATGTCAGTGTTATTGGTGGCCATTCTGGTAATACGATCGTCCCCGTGATTTTAAACCCTAAATTAAGAGACGGCTTAAAGCCAcattatcaagaatttgttCATCGTGTGCAATTCGGTGGTGATGAAGTTGTCAAGGCAAAGGCAGGCGCTGGCTCTGCAACCCTGTCGATGGCATTTGCCGGCTATAGATTTGCGGACtctattttgaaaagtctTGCTGGTGAGCAGGTTAGCGGAGTTCCCACATTTGTATATTTACCAGGCATTAACGGCGGATCTGAAGTTCAATCTAAACTGGGCGGTGTCGATTATTTTGCATTGCCAGTGGtattttcaaatggtaGTGTTTCGAAAGTCGACTCATCTATCTTGAGTTCGTTGTCCAGCCAAGAGAAGAAACTGGTCAGTGAATCTGTTCGTCAACTGGTTGGTAATATCGACAAGGGCAAGAAATTCGCTCTCGGTGCTAAATTGTAG